A window of the Microtus pennsylvanicus isolate mMicPen1 chromosome 4, mMicPen1.hap1, whole genome shotgun sequence genome harbors these coding sequences:
- the Polr2d gene encoding DNA-directed RNA polymerase II subunit RPB4, whose product MAAGGSDPRAGDVEEDASQLIFPKEFETAETLLNSEVHMLLEHRKQQNESAEDEQELSEVFMKTLNYTARFSRFKNRETIASVRSLLLQKKLHKFELACLANLCPETAEESKALIPSLEGRFEDEELQQILDDIQTKRSFQY is encoded by the exons ATGGCGGCTGGCGGCAGTGATCCTCGGGCTGGAGACGTTGAAGAAGATGCCTCTCAACTCATCTTTCCGAAAG agtttGAAACAGCGGAGACACTCCTGAACTCTGAAGTTCACATGCTTCTGGAGCATCGAAAGCAGCAGAATGAGAGCGCAGAAGATGAGCAGGAGCTTTCCGAGGTTTTCATGAAAACCCTGAACTATACAGCCCGTTTCAGTCGTTTCAAAAATAGAGAGACCATTGCCAGTGTTCGTAG CTTGCTTCTCCAGAAAAAGCTACATAAGTTTGAATTGGCCTGTTTAGCTAATCTTtgcccagagactgctgaggaaTCCAAAGCTCTGATTCCAAG TCTGGAAGGGCGTTTTGAAGATGAGGAACTGCAGCAGATTCTCGATGATATCCAGACCAAGCGCAGCTTCCAGTACTGA